From Bacillus sp. FSL K6-3431, the proteins below share one genomic window:
- a CDS encoding sulfurtransferase TusA family protein → MKIDKVLDAKGLACPLPIVRTKKAMDEMKSGQILEVIATDKGAKADLTAWTASKDHELLKTKEDNNGILTFLIKKK, encoded by the coding sequence ATGAAGATAGATAAAGTATTAGATGCAAAAGGTTTAGCGTGCCCACTTCCAATTGTAAGAACAAAAAAGGCAATGGACGAAATGAAATCTGGTCAAATATTAGAAGTAATCGCGACAGATAAAGGTGCAAAAGCTGATTTAACAGCTTGGACAGCCTCAAAGGATCATGAGCTTTTAAAAACAAAGGAAGATAATAATGGGATCCTAACATTTTTAATTAAGAAAAAGTAA
- a CDS encoding metal-sensitive transcriptional regulator — MEYDNQMKNRVKRIEGQLRGILKMMEEEKNCRDVITQLSAARTAIDRTIGVVVSSNLVECVNQSKENGEHNTADLVKEAVDLLVKSR, encoded by the coding sequence ATGGAGTACGATAATCAAATGAAAAATCGGGTAAAGCGTATTGAGGGGCAGCTTCGTGGGATTTTAAAAATGATGGAAGAAGAAAAGAATTGTAGGGACGTAATTACACAGCTATCTGCTGCTAGAACCGCAATTGATCGAACAATTGGAGTTGTGGTTAGTTCGAATCTTGTGGAGTGTGTAAACCAGTCTAAGGAAAATGGAGAACATAATACAGCTGACCTTGTTAAAGAAGCAGTCGATTTGCTCGTTAAAAGCAGATAA
- a CDS encoding chromate transporter — MRLRQNKHSLLEILRVSTKLGLTSFGGPVAHLGYFKSEYIDKRKWLDDKTYADIIALCQFLPGPASSQVGIAIGVLRGGMLGGILSFIGFTLPSILVLILFALLFQHVDLADAGWIHGLKLVAVAVVAQAVFGMGQKLAPDKPRVTLAILAAMATLLWPSAFVQIAIIMVAGIIGVFLYKKQSFPDVREMNVSISKKTGVAAFTIFFILLLGLPLLRQFVDNHFITLFDAFYRSGSLVFGGGHVVLPLLERELVPTGWLDASEFLAGYGVAQAVPGPLFTFASYLGTMIGGISVAILTTIAIFLPAFLLVIGSLPFLNVIRRRPRFQAALTAINAAVVGILLAALYDPIWTSTIKTTVDFSAALALFGLLTYWKLAPWLVVLIGALMGSFLVLI, encoded by the coding sequence ATGAGATTGAGACAAAATAAGCATTCTTTATTAGAAATTTTGCGGGTTTCAACAAAATTGGGCTTAACATCATTCGGCGGACCTGTCGCACACCTAGGTTACTTTAAAAGTGAATACATAGATAAAAGGAAATGGCTTGATGATAAAACATACGCTGATATCATTGCGTTATGTCAATTCTTGCCTGGACCAGCGAGTAGTCAAGTAGGCATCGCGATTGGTGTTTTAAGGGGAGGAATGTTAGGTGGAATCCTTTCTTTTATAGGATTCACCCTTCCGTCCATACTTGTGCTTATTTTATTTGCGTTACTGTTTCAACATGTTGATTTGGCTGATGCTGGTTGGATTCATGGGTTGAAACTTGTAGCTGTTGCAGTGGTTGCACAGGCTGTGTTTGGTATGGGGCAAAAATTAGCACCTGATAAGCCAAGGGTGACCCTTGCAATTTTGGCAGCAATGGCCACGTTGTTATGGCCTTCGGCATTCGTGCAAATTGCAATCATTATGGTTGCGGGAATCATTGGTGTGTTTCTCTACAAGAAACAATCGTTTCCGGATGTTCGAGAAATGAATGTATCTATTAGTAAAAAAACAGGTGTGGCGGCTTTTACAATCTTTTTTATATTATTGCTCGGTCTCCCTTTATTAAGACAGTTCGTTGATAACCATTTTATTACCTTATTCGATGCGTTTTATCGTTCGGGATCTCTAGTATTTGGAGGTGGACATGTTGTCTTGCCATTATTGGAACGGGAACTCGTACCGACGGGATGGCTTGATGCTAGTGAATTTTTAGCTGGTTATGGTGTCGCGCAGGCAGTTCCAGGGCCGTTGTTTACATTTGCGAGCTATTTAGGTACGATGATTGGTGGTATAAGTGTGGCCATACTCACAACAATCGCCATCTTTTTGCCAGCATTTTTACTTGTAATCGGTTCACTGCCATTCTTAAATGTGATTCGTAGGCGCCCGCGGTTTCAAGCAGCTTTGACAGCAATCAATGCTGCTGTTGTAGGTATTTTGCTTGCAGCATTGTACGATCCAATTTGGACGAGTACGATAAAAACTACAGTAGACTTTTCTGCGGCATTGGCATTATTTGGCTTGCTAACGTATTGGAAGCTTGCACCTTGGCTTGTTGTATTAATTGGCGCTCTAATGGGTTCTTTTCTTGTATTAATTTGA
- a CDS encoding LacI family DNA-binding transcriptional regulator, whose amino-acid sequence MVSIKDIAKKAGVSISTVSYALNGSPKVTEETSAKILAIAKDLNYVPNAAARTLKKRKTKIIGAFLADYGGSFFGELLHGMRRTLNKQGYDLIVCTGLESQRFLPEGIIDGAIVLDSNFIDEDLNNYANRGHKIVVLDREIDHSNIERVLLDNKLGAEIAVNFLIKKGHEHIIVLTGPSNSYDSIQRLQAVRQVFKQHPSIHLTIIQGDFDKPSGERAAQQITENYTEPVAVFSFNDEMAIGMYNFLEDTDYIIGKHIHIIGFDDVEVSHYTRPRLSTIHYSKEKWGEKAAEQLIHLINKEKSESQRITVELLEGDSVKERK is encoded by the coding sequence ATGGTAAGCATTAAAGATATTGCAAAAAAAGCAGGTGTATCGATCTCAACTGTCTCATATGCACTGAACGGCAGTCCAAAAGTGACAGAGGAAACGAGCGCAAAAATACTTGCGATTGCAAAAGATCTTAACTATGTACCAAATGCAGCAGCAAGAACACTAAAAAAGCGAAAAACAAAAATTATCGGGGCCTTTTTAGCTGATTACGGCGGTTCTTTCTTTGGTGAATTACTCCATGGTATGCGAAGAACTTTAAACAAACAAGGATATGATTTAATTGTATGTACAGGCCTGGAATCCCAACGTTTTTTACCAGAGGGAATCATTGATGGAGCAATAGTATTGGATTCTAATTTTATTGATGAAGACCTAAACAATTATGCAAATCGAGGCCATAAAATCGTGGTGCTTGATCGAGAAATTGACCATTCGAATATTGAACGCGTACTGCTTGATAACAAGTTGGGAGCGGAAATTGCTGTCAATTTTCTAATAAAAAAAGGTCATGAACATATCATTGTTCTAACGGGCCCCTCGAATTCCTATGACTCTATTCAAAGACTACAAGCTGTACGGCAGGTCTTTAAACAACATCCTTCTATTCATCTCACAATTATCCAAGGGGACTTTGATAAACCTTCAGGAGAGCGAGCTGCACAGCAAATCACTGAGAACTATACAGAACCTGTCGCCGTTTTTAGCTTTAATGATGAAATGGCGATTGGAATGTATAACTTCTTAGAAGACACCGATTATATTATCGGGAAACATATTCACATTATTGGTTTTGATGACGTGGAAGTCTCTCATTATACACGACCACGGCTTTCCACCATTCATTATTCAAAGGAAAAATGGGGTGAAAAGGCTGCCGAGCAATTAATTCATTTAATTAACAAGGAAAAGTCTGAATCCCAGAGGATTACAGTTGAATTGCTGGAAGGGGATTCAGTGAAAGAACGCAAATAG
- a CDS encoding sugar phosphate isomerase/epimerase family protein, translating into MIKLFPFKVALNTSTLFPFKLDVIQQVRIAAEAGYEGIELWMKDIDAYLAEGGTVKDLKSELSRSNIEFINAIAFFKWADADASIREKAFKQAKNEMELLASLGCKLIAAPPFGDVGIVKLEEMAGYFEQLVIIGREVGVEPILEFWGKAEKLSTLADAHHMLEVCSITNTKMLIDPFHMYVGGSDFSGLKALRGEQIGIFHINDYPEIPEREELDDSDRVFPGEGIAPSYEIAQMLHDIHYSGYLSLELFIEDYQGQGPLEVSKYGLQALKESYAVHL; encoded by the coding sequence GTGATAAAATTGTTTCCATTTAAGGTAGCACTTAACACATCGACATTATTTCCTTTCAAATTGGATGTTATCCAACAAGTGAGGATTGCGGCAGAAGCCGGGTATGAAGGGATAGAGCTTTGGATGAAAGATATCGACGCCTATCTTGCGGAAGGTGGAACAGTAAAGGATTTAAAATCAGAACTAAGTCGATCTAACATAGAATTTATCAATGCCATCGCTTTTTTTAAATGGGCAGATGCTGATGCGTCTATAAGGGAGAAAGCTTTTAAACAGGCTAAAAACGAGATGGAGCTACTTGCTTCATTAGGTTGCAAATTGATAGCTGCTCCTCCATTTGGAGATGTTGGGATAGTGAAGTTGGAAGAGATGGCGGGTTATTTTGAGCAATTGGTTATCATAGGCCGAGAAGTTGGGGTTGAGCCAATCCTTGAATTTTGGGGGAAGGCAGAGAAGCTTTCAACATTAGCCGATGCTCATCACATGCTTGAAGTATGTTCCATTACCAATACTAAAATGTTGATTGATCCTTTTCATATGTATGTCGGCGGCAGTGACTTTTCTGGATTAAAAGCACTACGGGGAGAACAAATCGGGATTTTTCATATCAATGATTATCCGGAAATCCCAGAAAGAGAAGAATTGGATGACAGCGATCGAGTATTTCCAGGCGAAGGTATCGCTCCTTCCTATGAGATTGCACAAATGCTACATGATATTCATTATTCCGGATATCTGTCCTTAGAATTATTTATAGAGGATTACCAAGGGCAGGGCCCATTAGAAGTCTCCAAATATGGTTTGCAGGCTTTAAAGGAGTCATACGCTGTCCATTTGTAA
- a CDS encoding oxidoreductase, translating to MNSELQVGLIGYGFAGRVFHAPVITSLSGLKLKKVVERSSEQSKLRYPWVEIVRSAKELYDDPNIDLIVVTTPSTDHYAFVHDALSAGKHVVVEKPFTSTVEEADELIELANKKGLVLSVFHNRRWDGDFQTIREIVRKGLIGEVMECEIHWHGFNPKVSNNWRDKEGQGTGVLYDLGVHLLDQVVCLFGIPKTIFADIQIQREDGLSHDYFDVTLGYDSKLKVSVKSSRFVQNHGPRYILHGDKGSFIKYGLDPQEQALIEGGTPATFHAWGKEPKQLWGNIDTSIGDLRMTGTIETVPGAYQDYYQNVFDHINGLSDLEVKPEEARMNIRLIELALQSHKEGRILSVTR from the coding sequence TTGAACTCAGAGCTTCAAGTAGGTCTAATTGGTTATGGATTTGCTGGGAGGGTTTTTCACGCGCCTGTCATTACATCTCTATCTGGCTTGAAGTTGAAAAAAGTGGTGGAACGAAGTAGTGAACAGTCAAAGCTGAGGTATCCATGGGTAGAAATAGTTCGTAGCGCTAAGGAATTATATGATGATCCTAATATCGACCTAATCGTGGTTACTACGCCAAGTACGGATCATTACGCATTTGTCCATGATGCACTGTCCGCAGGTAAGCATGTGGTTGTAGAGAAACCATTTACGTCTACAGTGGAAGAAGCTGATGAATTAATTGAACTGGCCAATAAAAAAGGGCTGGTCCTAAGTGTATTTCACAATAGGCGATGGGATGGGGACTTCCAAACGATACGTGAAATTGTAAGGAAGGGGCTTATTGGAGAAGTAATGGAGTGTGAAATTCACTGGCATGGATTTAATCCAAAAGTATCTAACAATTGGCGCGATAAGGAAGGTCAAGGTACGGGAGTGCTATACGACCTCGGTGTGCATCTATTGGATCAGGTTGTTTGTCTATTTGGTATCCCAAAAACCATTTTTGCTGATATTCAGATTCAACGGGAAGATGGACTTTCACATGATTATTTTGACGTAACCCTCGGTTATGATAGCAAATTGAAAGTATCGGTAAAGTCATCTCGATTTGTACAAAATCATGGCCCTCGTTATATCCTACATGGAGACAAGGGCTCATTCATTAAGTATGGTCTTGATCCTCAAGAACAAGCACTTATTGAAGGTGGGACTCCAGCAACATTTCATGCTTGGGGCAAGGAACCGAAGCAGTTGTGGGGAAATATTGATACTTCCATTGGAGATTTGCGTATGACAGGAACGATAGAAACGGTACCAGGTGCCTACCAAGATTATTATCAGAACGTTTTTGACCATATAAATGGGCTATCAGATCTGGAGGTTAAGCCTGAAGAAGCGCGGATGAATATTCGTCTAATCGAGTTGGCTTTGCAAAGTCACAAAGAAGGACGCATCCTATCAGTAACACGGTGA
- a CDS encoding sugar phosphate isomerase/epimerase family protein → MKFPIALQPYTIREELDKDFFGSFQRVADIGYRGVEVGMPPKGITVEEMKSRFAEMELQVISCHSSVEQLTNDLSTVTDFVKEMGGKYIVLSHRFDTKEDVLKSARLFNQIGADTKAQGIQFLYHNHDWEFTKFDDQYALDILLDETNPDLVKLELDTYWVQKGGENPAEYLRKLKNRCPLLHVKDMEADEEQFFAEVGEGILDFREIIQVAEDVGTEWLVVEQDLCRRDVFDCIETSYTNLREMGVI, encoded by the coding sequence GTGAAATTTCCAATTGCTTTGCAGCCTTATACAATCCGTGAAGAACTAGATAAGGATTTTTTTGGTTCCTTTCAACGAGTAGCCGACATTGGATATCGAGGTGTTGAAGTTGGCATGCCCCCGAAAGGAATAACGGTGGAAGAAATGAAAAGTAGATTCGCTGAAATGGAATTGCAGGTTATTAGTTGCCACTCGAGCGTGGAACAACTAACGAATGATTTGTCTACAGTGACAGATTTTGTGAAGGAAATGGGTGGAAAATACATCGTGTTATCTCACAGATTTGATACAAAGGAAGATGTTTTAAAGTCAGCGAGGCTTTTCAATCAGATTGGAGCTGACACAAAAGCACAAGGAATACAATTCCTATATCATAATCATGATTGGGAGTTTACAAAATTTGATGATCAGTATGCTCTTGATATTTTACTAGACGAAACAAATCCAGATCTAGTGAAGCTGGAACTAGATACATATTGGGTGCAAAAAGGCGGAGAAAATCCTGCCGAATACTTGCGGAAACTTAAGAATCGCTGCCCTTTGTTACATGTGAAAGATATGGAAGCAGATGAGGAACAATTTTTTGCAGAAGTAGGGGAAGGAATACTGGATTTTCGTGAAATCATTCAAGTGGCAGAAGATGTAGGAACAGAATGGCTTGTTGTGGAACAGGATCTATGCCGCCGTGACGTATTTGATTGTATTGAAACGAGTTATACAAATTTACGGGAAATGGGTGTGATCTAG
- a CDS encoding HNH endonuclease yields the protein MNTHHIVYRSHGGTDRTDNLITVCTDCHTHENHQKGKILWKWMTEGKKLPRYKEGTFMNVFRKRVSTKYPEANITYGSITTPRRIELGLEKSHANDP from the coding sequence TTGAACACCCACCACATTGTCTATCGTTCACATGGTGGAACAGACCGAACGGATAACTTGATTACGGTTTGTACCGATTGTCATACGCATGAGAATCACCAAAAAGGAAAAATTCTTTGGAAATGGATGACAGAAGGAAAGAAGCTTCCACGCTACAAAGAAGGGACATTCATGAATGTGTTCCGAAAGCGAGTGTCCACGAAATATCCAGAAGCGAATATCACCTATGGTTCCATCACGACACCAAGACGGATAGAACTTGGATTAGAGAAAAGTCATGCGAATGATCCATAG
- a CDS encoding RRXRR domain-containing protein, with protein sequence MLRRIYRRSRRNRKTRYRQARFSNRKREEGWLPPSICSRVDNTFFWIDRFCSFVSTPNLIIEVGKFVHIK encoded by the coding sequence ATACTGAGACGTATATACAGACGTTCAAGGAGAAATCGAAAGACACGGTATCGTCAAGCAAGGTTTTCCAACCGCAAACGAGAAGAAGGCTGGCTACCGCCAAGTATTTGCAGTCGAGTAGATAACACGTTTTTTTGGATAGACAGGTTTTGTTCATTTGTATCAACACCAAATCTAATCATTGAAGTAGGGAAATTCGTCCACATAAAATGA
- a CDS encoding Gfo/Idh/MocA family protein: MRKVKVGFIGCGHISEIYLKNCTETFDILEVVAVADVFPEMARKRAEQFGIANVFTVDELLADPEVEIVVNLTSPQAHTEVNMKILEAGKHVYTEKPFALSLEDADRVLALAKEKGLMVGSAPDTFLGGQLQTSRKIIDDGWIGTVYAASGSILMGPAWNDMHPNIHSFMDFGWDPLFDMAPYWLTAMVHLLGPARRVSGSIGQVHKELHVKNMKSPHYGQTIPVTAPMNVTAIIDFESGPTAHLLAAKESFGYAPKMEVYGTEGILSIQDPNFFGGTVKVSLSNGEEKEFPYSHGYLEDSRGLGIADMATAIVTVRPHRASGELARHVLDISHAILESSKTDRHVLVTAPCKQPTPLPLGLKYNQLDQSTTRHLSAFRSD, encoded by the coding sequence ATGAGAAAAGTAAAAGTTGGCTTTATAGGTTGTGGACATATTAGTGAGATTTATTTAAAGAATTGTACGGAAACGTTTGACATCTTAGAAGTAGTAGCAGTTGCTGATGTTTTTCCTGAAATGGCCAGAAAAAGAGCGGAACAGTTTGGTATTGCAAATGTATTCACAGTAGATGAATTATTAGCGGATCCAGAAGTTGAAATTGTTGTCAATTTAACCTCTCCACAGGCACATACAGAAGTGAATATGAAAATATTAGAAGCGGGGAAGCATGTATACACAGAAAAACCTTTCGCTTTGTCGCTTGAAGATGCTGATCGAGTACTGGCACTCGCAAAGGAAAAAGGATTGATGGTAGGGAGTGCGCCGGATACATTTCTTGGCGGCCAGCTGCAAACATCCCGCAAAATTATTGATGACGGATGGATTGGAACAGTCTATGCAGCAAGTGGATCGATTTTAATGGGCCCAGCGTGGAATGACATGCATCCAAATATACATTCATTTATGGATTTCGGTTGGGATCCTTTATTCGACATGGCCCCCTACTGGCTAACGGCTATGGTTCATTTACTTGGACCTGCGCGAAGGGTTTCTGGGTCTATTGGACAAGTTCATAAAGAACTTCATGTTAAAAATATGAAATCTCCTCATTATGGTCAAACGATTCCGGTTACAGCACCAATGAATGTGACTGCAATTATTGACTTTGAAAGTGGCCCAACAGCTCACCTTCTCGCGGCTAAGGAAAGTTTTGGATACGCCCCCAAAATGGAAGTATATGGGACAGAAGGTATTCTTTCTATCCAAGATCCGAATTTCTTCGGTGGAACGGTCAAGGTAAGTTTATCGAATGGTGAAGAAAAAGAATTTCCATACTCACACGGTTATTTAGAAGATAGCAGAGGACTTGGAATTGCTGATATGGCGACTGCGATTGTAACTGTGAGACCACATAGGGCTAGCGGAGAATTAGCAAGGCATGTGCTTGATATTTCGCACGCCATACTTGAATCATCAAAAACGGATCGACACGTCCTAGTAACAGCACCTTGTAAGCAACCAACCCCGCTACCACTTGGATTAAAGTATAATCAGCTAGATCAGTCAACTACCCGCCACTTATCGGCCTTTCGGTCTGATTGA
- a CDS encoding cytochrome-c oxidase, translating to MGRKLIKISVVYFLIGISFGLYMSIFHVFSLATVHVHVNLLGWMSLAIAGILYILFPKLAKTSAAKAHFWLHNLGLPIMMIGIALAILDVSPVFFPIATIGGVITVIGIYCFGYNVLRNLNSRA from the coding sequence ATGGGCCGAAAATTAATAAAAATTTCCGTGGTGTATTTTTTGATCGGAATCTCTTTTGGGCTGTATATGTCTATTTTTCATGTATTTAGCTTAGCTACTGTGCATGTACATGTTAATTTACTTGGTTGGATGTCACTTGCAATTGCAGGTATTTTATATATATTATTCCCTAAACTTGCTAAGACCTCAGCTGCAAAGGCTCATTTCTGGCTACACAATCTGGGCTTACCGATTATGATGATAGGTATTGCCTTAGCCATTTTAGATGTGAGTCCAGTGTTTTTCCCAATAGCAACGATTGGTGGTGTTATCACAGTTATTGGCATTTACTGTTTTGGATATAATGTTTTGCGAAATTTAAATTCGCGTGCATAG
- a CDS encoding NAD(P)/FAD-dependent oxidoreductase — translation MEKIIVIGTGILGASTAYHLAKAGADVTVIDRKDQGQATDAAAGIVCPWVSQRRNQAWYTLAKNGARFYPGLIRGLEKEGETNTGYARVGAISIHTDGKKLLEMEKRALLRMEDAPEMGQIQVLTPSETSALFPPLDDGYGSVHISGAARVDGRALRDSLLRSAKRHGASIVRGDASLLFSGNKVIGVKTSEESYSANTVIVTSGAWAQQLLQPMGITFQVNFQKAQIVHLQLSDLDTKEWPVVMPPGNQYIVPFNDGKIVAGATHEDNTGFDLRTTMGGMQEVFQKALQFAPGLSDSTYIETRVGFRPFTPGFLPVIGPLPNYQNILVANGLGASGLTMGPYLGCELAKIALGEKLDIDLNQYDVGGALQ, via the coding sequence ATGGAAAAAATAATCGTAATCGGTACTGGAATACTTGGTGCATCAACAGCCTATCATTTGGCAAAAGCAGGCGCGGATGTTACTGTCATCGACCGAAAGGACCAAGGTCAAGCTACAGATGCAGCTGCAGGTATTGTGTGTCCTTGGGTATCGCAAAGGCGTAATCAAGCCTGGTATACACTTGCTAAAAATGGTGCCCGTTTTTATCCGGGACTTATTAGGGGTCTTGAAAAAGAAGGCGAAACGAACACGGGATATGCACGTGTAGGCGCGATCAGTATCCATACGGATGGCAAAAAACTTCTTGAGATGGAGAAGCGCGCACTGTTACGAATGGAAGATGCTCCGGAAATGGGGCAGATTCAGGTACTCACGCCATCAGAGACAAGCGCGTTATTCCCTCCACTTGATGATGGATATGGATCCGTTCATATAAGTGGTGCTGCACGTGTGGACGGGAGGGCCCTTCGAGATAGCTTACTAAGATCAGCAAAACGACATGGCGCTTCAATCGTAAGGGGCGATGCAAGTTTATTATTCAGTGGAAATAAGGTTATAGGGGTAAAAACCTCAGAGGAAAGCTATTCAGCCAATACTGTAATCGTAACAAGTGGTGCATGGGCACAACAACTTCTACAACCAATGGGTATCACTTTTCAAGTCAACTTTCAAAAGGCCCAGATTGTTCATTTACAATTATCTGATTTAGATACAAAAGAATGGCCGGTCGTCATGCCACCGGGTAACCAATATATCGTGCCATTTAATGATGGGAAAATTGTTGCGGGTGCAACACATGAAGATAATACTGGATTCGACTTACGTACGACAATGGGTGGGATGCAGGAAGTTTTTCAAAAAGCATTGCAGTTTGCTCCGGGTTTATCAGATAGTACTTACATTGAAACGAGAGTAGGATTTCGACCATTTACGCCTGGATTCCTGCCTGTTATCGGTCCACTTCCTAACTATCAAAATATTTTGGTTGCCAATGGGTTAGGCGCCTCTGGTCTTACTATGGGCCCTTATCTTGGCTGTGAACTTGCAAAAATCGCATTGGGAGAAAAACTAGATATAGATCTAAATCAATATGATGTTGGTGGTGCGCTTCAATAG
- a CDS encoding sugar phosphate isomerase/epimerase family protein translates to MKLGVFTVLFAEKSFEEMLDHVQAAGLNSVEIGTGNYPGNAHCDLDGLLESETKRKEYMKQIESRGLTISAFSCHGNALTPDKAFAKTCHETFVKTVKLAEMMNVPVVNTFSGTPGDHEGAKHPNWPVTPWPNEYGDILNWQWEEKLVPYWKEWGQFAQDRNVKVGLELHGGFLVHTPHTMLKLRDLTCEAIGANLDPSHMWWQGIDPVAAIKILGKENAIHHFHAKDTYIDQDNVNMYGLTDMQPYGELKTRAWMFRSVGCGHDVKEWSDMMSALRTYGYDYVVSIEHEDPLMSVEEGFQRAVSNLQSVLIKEQPAEMWWV, encoded by the coding sequence ATGAAACTAGGAGTTTTTACGGTATTATTTGCAGAAAAGTCTTTTGAAGAAATGCTTGACCATGTCCAAGCAGCAGGGTTGAACTCAGTAGAGATTGGCACTGGTAATTATCCTGGAAACGCTCATTGTGATTTAGATGGACTGTTGGAAAGTGAAACAAAACGTAAGGAATATATGAAACAAATAGAATCAAGAGGATTAACGATTAGTGCATTCAGCTGTCACGGAAATGCTTTAACTCCTGATAAGGCGTTTGCGAAAACGTGTCATGAAACATTTGTCAAAACTGTAAAGTTAGCTGAAATGATGAATGTACCTGTTGTAAATACTTTTTCAGGAACACCTGGGGACCATGAAGGAGCAAAGCATCCAAACTGGCCTGTTACACCATGGCCGAATGAATATGGCGATATTCTAAACTGGCAATGGGAAGAAAAACTTGTTCCATATTGGAAAGAGTGGGGACAATTTGCCCAAGATAGAAATGTAAAAGTTGGCCTTGAATTACATGGTGGATTCCTTGTACATACACCACATACAATGTTAAAGCTACGAGACCTAACATGCGAGGCTATTGGAGCGAACTTAGATCCAAGTCATATGTGGTGGCAAGGGATTGATCCAGTTGCCGCAATTAAAATCCTTGGTAAAGAAAATGCCATTCACCATTTTCACGCGAAAGATACGTATATTGATCAAGACAATGTCAATATGTACGGTCTAACAGACATGCAGCCATATGGCGAGTTGAAAACTCGAGCTTGGATGTTTCGTTCAGTTGGCTGCGGACATGACGTGAAAGAATGGTCTGATATGATGAGTGCGCTACGCACATATGGATACGATTATGTTGTCAGCATTGAGCACGAAGACCCATTAATGTCTGTAGAGGAAGGCTTTCAACGTGCAGTAAGCAATCTACAATCAGTGTTAATTAAAGAACAACCTGCTGAAATGTGGTGGGTGTAA
- a CDS encoding Gfo/Idh/MocA family protein yields MKKLKVGIIGCGSISKYRHFPEYVANENVEIIAVCDILEERVEATAKKLGAKAYTDYEKMLSEADIDVVSVCTPNYLHAQMSVAALNAGKHVLCEKPMATSKEEALSMIEAAKKNDKKLMIGHNQRFVPSHSKAKELIAKGEIGKIFGFRTAFGHPGPEGWSIDGKESWFFRKEEAFIGAMGDLGVHKTDLMRYILGEEFVEVGAFVESGAKEDSTVDDNAICVLKSESGIIGTLAASWAFVKEDNSTIIYGEKAVLRLEDDPDYSLIIQYSDGEVEKLDLGKIQSNDEGGQNSSHVIDLFVESILNDTDTPVNGEEGMKSLNVVLAALESSKTKRIVPIQ; encoded by the coding sequence GTGAAAAAATTAAAGGTAGGTATTATTGGTTGTGGAAGTATTTCGAAATATCGTCATTTTCCTGAATATGTAGCAAATGAAAACGTAGAAATTATTGCTGTTTGTGACATTCTTGAAGAACGTGTAGAGGCAACTGCTAAAAAATTAGGTGCAAAAGCTTATACAGATTATGAAAAAATGCTTTCCGAAGCGGATATTGATGTTGTTTCCGTTTGTACACCAAATTACTTGCATGCCCAAATGAGTGTAGCTGCATTAAATGCTGGTAAACATGTTCTTTGTGAAAAGCCAATGGCTACATCTAAAGAAGAAGCATTATCAATGATTGAAGCGGCGAAGAAAAATGACAAGAAACTCATGATTGGACATAACCAACGTTTCGTTCCTTCACATAGTAAAGCTAAAGAACTTATTGCAAAAGGTGAAATTGGTAAAATCTTTGGCTTCCGAACTGCATTTGGACATCCTGGTCCAGAAGGATGGAGTATAGACGGTAAAGAAAGTTGGTTTTTTAGAAAAGAAGAGGCTTTTATTGGCGCAATGGGGGACCTTGGTGTACACAAGACAGATTTAATGCGTTATATACTTGGTGAAGAGTTTGTTGAAGTTGGTGCCTTTGTTGAGTCCGGTGCAAAAGAAGATAGCACAGTGGATGACAATGCGATTTGCGTATTGAAATCTGAGAGCGGCATTATTGGAACGCTTGCAGCAAGCTGGGCGTTTGTAAAAGAGGACAACTCTACGATTATTTATGGTGAAAAAGCTGTATTAAGACTTGAAGACGATCCAGACTATTCTTTAATCATTCAGTATAGCGATGGAGAAGTAGAGAAGTTGGATCTTGGTAAAATTCAATCCAACGATGAAGGCGGACAAAATAGTTCTCATGTAATTGATTTATTCGTGGAAAGTATTTTGAATGACACAGACACTCCAGTTAATGGTGAAGAAGGTATGAAGTCATTAAATGTTGTGCTAGCCGCACTTGAATCAAGTAAAACAAAACGAATTGTTCCAATACAATAA